TCTGATTCGCCTTCCGGTGAGCGTCGACAAGACAACGCACATTGAAGTTCGAAGCACATTGATGTGCGACAGAGTAAGAGAAGCCAGTTTCGAATGCTCTACAACCAAATAGGTTGAGGTAAATTATGGCGAAGTTTGACATCAAGAAGTCTGCGATCAATCACGTCGAGAAAGTCGTTTTCGGGATTGTGGTGGTTGTCGTTTTGATGGGATTGATCGGAACCCAGTGGAGTCCATATCAGGGAACTCCGGGGGAAATCCTTCAACGTGTCAACACTGGCGAAGTGAATCTTGCCGGTAATCGATGGCCGGAAGAGGAGCGAGAGAAGTTTCAGGATACTGAAACGGATCCGGTTGTTGATGGGACACTCTACGCCAGCGTCGATCCCCGACCTTGGGAGCTGAGCGAACGAATGTTCAAACTGGCTGAAGGGCAGGATGAACCTGTTCGCGAACCAGAACTCGATGCTCCAGAGTCACTCATCGCAACATCGAGCCGAGTCTTTCTCAGAATGGCTGATGAGCCAGAGAGTCTCTCGGAAGAAGAAGAACTTGCTTCACTGTCCACTGAAGAAGAGCCTGAAGACAGCATCTTCGGTGACGAACTTGCCGAACGACCTGCCGGAGCTGGTGGGTTAGGAGGCGGATATCCAGGTGGATACGACAGTGGTCAGGCTCAAGGCTATGGAGATCTTGCCATCGAACTGGGCTACAACGGCGGGTACGACGGCGATTACGACTCAAGTTACGGATCATCCTATCCGGGCGGATACGGCGGAGGAGGTTACGGCGGTCCTGGTGGTCCCGGTATGAGTGGCCCGAGTCTGCCAAAACAAAACGGACAGGGCTATCACTTTGTCGCAGTCCGAGCAGTCTTTCCTCTTTGGGATCAGATCAAGAAGTTCGCAGAAGCGACCAACACGTCAACACGAATGGCGGCCGCTCTGTTCCAGATTGTTGACTTCGAACTCGAACGTCAAATGCTTCAGCCCGATGGAAAAACCTGGGGGCCTTGGGAACCGGTCGACATCAATGTTGCTTTCGATGTCTTGGATAACGTTGCTGGTTTCGAACCCGATGTCGTCAACAGTGTGATTACCAACAGCGTGATCACGATGCCGCTTCCAATGCGTATCTCTGGAGCTTGGATTAATACAGCCACACACGAACGAATTAAGAACTTCGTGTTGAGCAAAGACGAGATGGAAATCGAACTGAAAATGAACGAGGCGTTGCTCAAAAAGCTCGCTGATTCAAAGAAGCAAATCGTGGAAACACGTGTCAAACGAGGAGGCTTCAATGACTTCCAGTTTGATTCCGGAGAGATGCAAAGCCAGTTGATGGGATATGGCAACCCATACGGTGGTGGAGGTTATGGGGGCGGATACGGCGGAAGTGGATATGGTGGCGGCTACGACGGCGGCGGCTATGACGGAGGTGGATATCCAGGCGGATACGGCGGAAGCAGCTTCGGAGGAAGCGGTCGACGCGGAAGAGGCCGCAACAAGTCAACCGAAACCAATCCGACAATGCAGACCCTCGTCGATGAGATCGCTGAAGGTGCTGAAGACGAAACGGCTACCAAGAAGAAGATTGAAGAGTGGATCAATGGTCGACTGTCCGCAGTTGGTCAGCTGTTGTTGTTCCGTTATTTCGATTTCAGCGTTGAGCCTGGACGGTCGTATCAGTACCGAGTCCGGTTTGTCCTTGAGAACCCGAACTTCGGAAAGCGAATTGCAGACGCAGGTGGACTGCAACACGTCGTCGAAGGGGAAACCCGTACGACTGACTGGAGTAACGTGACGGACCCAGTGCGAGTGGATGACGAGTTGATGTTCTTCCTCACAGAAGTCAGCAGCCCACGCAGTACTCGCGTTCTGCCAACTGCAAAAGTTGACGTTTACCAGTGGGATACCGAGTACGGAACCATGGTGAACCAGAAGATCGAAGTGCATCCGGGGCAGGATCTCGCAGGCACAGCCGATGCAGAAGTGATCGACCTTGGTGAGCAGACGATGGAGCAAGAGAAGTACACGTTCACAGCGGATACTTACTTGGTGGATGCTATCGAAGATTTGCGGATCGATTCCGACTTCCACTCTGGAGAATTGGTCGAAGCTTCTCTGCAGCTGAAACTGCCTCGTGGATATAGCGATCGGTTCCGTAACGACGGTCAGATCCTCGTCAAGAATCGCGACGGGATGCTTGAACGTCACGACGAGTCAGAGCAGGCCAGCAAGCGTGAGTACATGCAGAAGTACATGGAAGAACAGAAGAAGGTTTACTCTTACCTTGATCGTTCTGCGTTAGCTTCAAGTCCTTACGCCGGTGGTTATGGTGGCTACGGAGGAGAAGGCGACTACGACGGAGGATACGGTTCCGGCATGGGAATGTACGGAGAAATCGGAGCGACTGGCCGTCGTGATCGAAGCGTATTGAGAAAGCGTCGATCCGGAAGTTCCGGCAGCCGTTCACGCGGTACGGGCGGTACGTCCGGCTATCCAGGTGGACGATAAGGTTCGCGTCTTGTCGGTTTGAGCGAACTCGGAATAGAGTTCATCGAAAAGCAAGACGTATCGCAACTACTGATCAGTTTAAGGCCCGAGGGGAGTTCATCCTCTCGGGCCTTTTTCGTGAAGAGGAACACGCGACCGGGATTGTTCTCGAGTCGACCACGGTCTTCGTTGTCAAGTGTTATGCCCTGCTTGCTGGCTCGACTCAGAACGATTAGAAACTGTTCAGGTATGGCTGACGAATTCGTATTGGGTGTGACCAGAAGAATCGCATGTTTTCGTCTCGTCACATCGACTGATCACTCGATTGCGAGGGCGAAAGTCGCTCACAATCAAAAACGACCAGACTGCAGAGTTGATGATCTGTTCTTGAACGAAGGCAACTCGAATGAGAGGCAATAGCACAGTGAACATTCCAACGAGTCTTTTGCTACTCGTGATCTTTTCTGGAGTTTCCAGCCTCGATGCTGGCCAGGTGTTGACGATAGCAGGTACGGGAAAGACCGGGCATTCCGGAGATGGCGGTCCCGCAGCTCAGGCACAAGTCGGCAATCCCTTTGGCGTTGAGATCGGACCTGACGGAGCGTTGTATGTTTGCGAAGTTGATACGCACGTCGTGCGTCGGATCGACCCTTCCAGCGGAAAAATCACGACTGTCGCTGGCACAGGCAAGAAGGGTTACTCGGGAGATGGAGGATTGGCGACCGAGGCAGAGCTCAATGAACCGTATGAAATCCGTTTTGATTCCAAAGGGGATATGTATTTTGTTGAGATGCAAAACGCTGTTGTCCGAAAAGTCGATCAGCGCACCGCAGTGATTTCGACAGTTGCTGGAACCGGGAAGACGGGATTCTCAGGCGATGGCGGGCAAGCCGTTCAAGCTGAGATGAATCGTCCGCACTCGATCACTTTTGATGATCAGGACAAACTCTATATCTGCGATATCGGAAATCATCGCATTCGGATTGTCGATCTGGAAACCGGCGTCATCGAAACGTTCTCAGGCAACGGGATGAAGCAACCCACTCCGGACGGAAAGCACGTTTCCAATCTTCCTCTCAATGGACCACGTGCTCTTGATTTCGATGGAAAACAGAGCCTCTATCTGGCTTTGAGAGAAGGAAACGCCCTCTATCGGATCGATCTGAAGTCGATGAAGATTCATCACCTCGCAGGGACCGGACAGAAAGGGTATTCGGATTCTTCTTCAGCCAAGGAAGCGAAGTTGTCGGGCCCAAAAGGAGTGGCTGTCAGCCCGGAAGGAGATCTCTTTTTCGCCGACACCGAAAGTCACACGATTCGTGTTTATCGACAAGCGACGGGTCGCGTCGAAACTGTCGTGGGTGATGGAATGAAAGGTGATGGACCGGATGGAGTTCCAAGCCATTGCCGACTCGCCCGCCCGCACGGGATCTGTCTTGCAGAAGATGGAAGCATCTACATCGGCGACAGCGAGAATCATCGAGTCAGGAAGTGGATGAAAACAGAACTGGAATCAGCCCCGTGAATTCATCGCCGGACTCAACCGATTCAGACAACGCTCCTCAGTATCTGAAAGATTCGCGACAGAAGCAGTTTCTATCGGTCTTCAGCCGGGATGAAGCGAAGGAGCGGTTTACCAGCTATCTCAATTTAAAACCGCTCGGGAGTGAGTCTGTCAGTCTCGGTGAATCTCGCGGACGCATTCTCGCGAGCGATATCATTTCTCCGATCGATGTTCCAGGATTCGATCGATCTAACGTCGACGGGTTTGCCCTTCAATCGATTGATACAGCCAGTGCTCAGGAGGAGGACCCAGCGAGCCTTGTGATCAATGGAGAGTCCCTGCTACCGGGAAAGTCTCCGACCATCGTGGTCCGTCCGCAGACTGCGACACCGATTTCGACAGGCGGAATTGTTCCGCGAGGTGCAGACGCTGTTGTCATGATCGAAGACACGGATGTCGTGGATTCAGAATCTCCGCCGCGAATAGCTGTGACGCGTTCGGTGCCGCCGGGGAATATGATTTCGTTCGCTGGCAGCGACATCGCAAAAGGAGAAACGGTTCTCTGGGCAGGAACACCGATCACTTCGCGAGAAATCGGGGTGATGGCCTCGCTGGGACTGGAACAGGTTGCAGTTCGTCGTCGACCTCAGGTTGCCATCATCTCGACTGGTGATGAAGTTGTTGAGCCGGGGCAGCCGCTCCTATTGGGATCGGTTTACGATTCGAACGCTGCAATTCTCTCGGCTGCTGTTCAGGAGTGCGGAGGCGAACCAATTCTGCTCGGCCGTGTTCGTGACGATCAAGAGTTGCTGCGCGAGATTGTGAAACAGGGGCTTCAATACGATCTGGTTTTACTCTCAGGGGGAACATCAAAAGGGGCTGGCGATCTTTCGTATCAAGTTGTTCGAGAATTGCAGAACCCCGGAATCGTGGCTCATGGAGTCGCTTTGAAACCGGGGAAACCAATCTGTCTGGCTGTGACCAACGGAAAGCCAGTCGTGATTCTTCCCGGTTTTCCAACTTCAGCAATTTTCACATTTCATGAGTTCGTCGCGCCGGTCATTCGGCAGTTCGCAGGCATTCCAGAAACCGCTGCCCGCAAAGTTCGGGCTCAACTGCCTGCACGAGTTCATTCAGACAAAGGTCGAACAGAGTACGTCCTTGTCCGGCTCTTCGGTGATGCCGAGAGACGGTTAGCCTTTCCGATGGGCAAAGGGTCGGGTTCGGTCACGACGTTTTCCATGGCAGATGGGTTCGTCGTTATTCCTCAACACGTCGAGATTGTCGATGCCGGAGAATTTGTCGAAGTCAGTTTGATCGATGAAGAGATTCAGGCCAATGAACTCGTCATCATTGGCAGTCACTGTGCCGGGTTGGATCGTGTTGTCAGCTCGCTGCGGCAAACAGGTTGTGCAGTTTCTGTGATGCACGTGGGAAGCGAGGCCGGGTTGATGGCCGTCGAACGCGGAGAATGTGATCTCGCGGGAATTCATCTCTACGATCCACAAACCGGTCAATACAACACGCCGTATCTCAATGAGAACCTCGAGTTGATCGAAGGCTATCGGCGGATGCAGTCATTCGTATTTCGAAAAGATGATGACCGTTTCTCAGGAGCGAACAAAGACAACTTTCTTCGCAAGGTTTCCAAGCAGTCGGACTTGTCGATGGTCAATCGAAACTCCGGAAGCGGGACGAGAATTCTTATCGATCGGCTGATGTCAGAAGCAGGGATTCATCGACCTCCCGGCTATTCGATGCAAGTGAAATCGCACAACGCAGTCTCGGCCGCTGTGCTTCAAGGTCGGGCTGACTGGGGAGTTGCCATCCAATCGGTCGCAGAATCGTACGGACTGGAAACGATTCCCATTCGAAACGAGCACTTCGATTTCGTCGTCCGCCGCGAGAATCGACAAACTATTCCGATTCAACGGTTCGTCGCCGAACTTCAGAAGCCCGAACTACGCGCCAGCTTGCAGCAGATGGGGTACGAGTTTGTTACTGACAGCGAATGCAAGAATGAGTGAGTCTCAATTCACTCGATGACCAGGCGTTTGATTGTCGCTACGGATGAAGCGTTTCGCTCAAGCTGCGTTCGACTGCTCAATGGAATCTGCTTGACTGCAGTCGAGTAAATTCAGCAACAGCTGACACGTTGTTTCGGTCGCTCCCTGCTGTTCGGAGATGAGTTCTTTCGCTCGCTCTCCCATCGCGTGTGCATCGTTCGAGTTGGTAAGCGACTGTACGATAAACTCTTCAAGTTCTGAGGAAGTTGCCACTCGTTGTGCGGCATTCGCTTTGAGAAGCAGCTCGACGACTTGCCGAAAGTTTCGCGTGTTCGGACCGAAGCAGACAGGAATACCGTGAGCTGCCGGCTCGATCATGTTTTGTCCGCCGCGGTTGCCGAAGCTTCCACCGACAAACGCGACATCTGCCAATGCCCAGCAAGCTTTCAGTTCGCCGACAGTGTCGAGAAGACCAATAGCTGTTCGATGATTGTCAGAGGTTTGTTGCCGTGGTGATGATCGGCGGATGACGTGGAAGCCGCGTCGCTCGATCATCTCCGCGATTTCAGGACCGCGTTCCGGATGCCGAGGGACAATAATCAATCGGCTCTTCGGAAGCTTATCGAGCAGTCGCAGGTAAATGTCGAGGACCATTTCCTCTTCCGAGGCTTGCGTGCTTCCTGCGACCCAGACGAGTTCCGATTCCTTCAACTGAAAGAAGTCCCGCAGTTGCAGTGCGTTTGGATTGGATGGATCGATTTCGACACCATCGAATTTGATGGAACCAGTGACGTGAACGAGATCGCTTCGGCTCCCGAGTTCGACGAATCGAGTTCGCGTTTCTTCCGACTGCACTGCAACCAAAGAGAGATCCTGCAGCGACTGTTTGATCAGGCTTCGGATTTTCCGATACCCGCTAAAGCTTTGATCGCTCATGCGACCGTTGATCACAGCGACGGGAATCTTTGAGCGTGATGCTTCAGCGAGAAAGTTTGGCCAGAGTTCCAGTTCGACAAGGACGATCAGGCTGGGGCGAACACGCTTCAGTGCTTTGCGGGCGGTCCATGTGAAATCGAGTGGAAAGTAAGAAACGCGACAACCGGTGAGCTTTTCGTTCGCCACCTGAAAACCGGTTTCTGTGGTGGTTGTGACCAAGAATTCCAGCGTCGGGTTGAGCGATCTTAAGCCATCGACAATCTGCTTGAGCTGGATCACTTCGCCCACACTGACGGCATGAATCCAGATTAATGGGTGTGCGTCAGAGGTTCTGACCGGGAGTTCACCCCACAACTTTTGACGCCAGCCTTCACGGTATTTTCCGTAGCGGAATCGTCGATACAGAAGCCACGGCAGAGCGCAGAGAATCCCCGCAATGTAGACCACATTGAAGAGGATTCCTTTCACAACCGTGCTCTCAGCAGAAGAATTTTCGATCCTGCATCGCTCCAAGATGGAGTGATGCGTTCGTCCGTTGAGAACAGCATATTGGTTTAATGAAGAATCAGAAAGATCGTTTTTTGCTGGAGATGGAACGGATTCATCGCTTTCGAAGTTTGACCGACACGCTACAGTTGAACCTGTCAGCAAGAGGCGACGTTCTCGACCGGACTCCACGTTTCCGGAACTCGATCAATGATATAGCAGAGGTTTTGAAGCAAGATGTCCGAACTGTCCAAACGCCGAATTGGTGAACTCAATTGTCACATCTTCCCAGGAGATCGGACCGAGTTGCTTGTCGTGCTTTGTCATGGATTCGGAGCGCCCGGTGACGATCTCGCGCAGCTTGGTCACTATCTGAAGGGGATGCTTGGAGAAGATGGTGAGCGAGTCACGTTCGCCTTCCCGCACGCCCCAATTTCGTTGGGAGAGGGTGGTTTTGGTGACTCCCGGGCGTGGTGGCATCTTGACATGGAGCGGCTGAATCGAGCGATTTCATCTGGTGACTTCCGAGATCTGAGGCAGGAATCTCCGGCCGAACTTCCACAAGCGCGGTCGCTTCTCACTCAGACCGTGACCGAGCTCTGCACCGAATTGAATGTCCCCATCAGCCAAACTGTCGTCGGCGGTTTTTCTCAAGGTTCGATGCTGGCCACGGATTATGCGTTGCACTCGGAAGCCAAGCCCGCCGGGCTGATTGTCTGGTCAGGGACCATTCTGAATGAAGATGTCTGGCGGCCGCTGGCCCCGTCTCTCGCGAACCTGCCAATCTTCCAAAGTCATGGAACCACCGATCCGATTCTGCCCTTTGAAGCTGCTAAGTGGCTGTACAATCTCTTTGAGGAATCGGGAGCCGATGCCGATTTCCTCGAGTTCAATGGCCCTCACACGATTCCTCCAGAAGCAATCCAGAACGCGGCTGTCCTCATTAAAGATGTGCTCGACAAACTTTCAGCTCGTAGTTCGTGACTCGCGGAGTGCTACGAGTTCGTTTAAAGGTTTGGTCTCGGTCATGCATCGAAGCTGTCGCCCAGACTCAGTTGATTGAGGATTCGCAGGAATCGACTGCGAAAGATTGACAGAGAGCACTTTTCGTGGCTCGAATCCTGAGCTCGTTGACTCAACTGCGACAAGTGATTTCGATCCTGAATCTGGTGAATCGCAGCGACGAAATCATCCGGGTTGGTGCACAGAAACCCGTTTTTCCCGGATTCGATTTGCTCGCAGAATCCTCCCTTCCGATCCACAATCGGGACTGTCCCGCATCTCATCGACTCCGCGACAGTCCGCCCGAACGATTCTGAGATCGTAGGATGATGGTAGAGAAGTGCGTGCCAAGACCAGTATCTTGACCGTGCGGAGACGTCAGCAGTGATGAAGCGTGCGTTGCCCCGACAGGCATGTTGCAGCGATTCTCGTAGAGTCCCCGGAGCGCCAATAAACTCCCATTCCACGTTTTTGAAGCTTTCCGCGAGTCGCTCATAGAGAGGGATCAAGCTTTGTGGCCACTTTCGATCGTCGGGTGTGCAAATGCGACCGATGCGCAGGCTGGTTGCCGCGTTACGCGATGGATTGTCGGTGCGTTGAATCGGAATTGGAGTCGGTTGCCAGAGGACTTGAGTCGACTGAGGTGTCCGTTGATGCAGCCATTTCGAACATGCCAGATGAACGTCCGCCGCAGTCCGGGAGCCCATCGAGTGATGATATTGAATGCTGGGTGTCGATCGGATCTGCGCAACCCGATTTGGTGTCGAGTTGTGGAGGATCACTAGATCGACATTCAAATGGCGAATCATTCCGTCAGTGATTGACTTCGCGCTATGAAACTGGCAGTGCTGAAAGGCTTCAACGGTTCGCGAGTTCGGAGGCGAGAGAAAGATGACCGTGTGATCGACGTCGGGGAAGGCGAGAGTGATGGACCATGCGCACGCCGCCGTTCCCCCGCAGATTTCTCCGACGTTGCAGACTTGAGCGATTCTCATGAGCTGCTTTTGCTCGGTGAACAATTCCACTTCCTTTCGAAGTGGTTTCGATCATCGTTCCATTGTTGGGAGCGAGTTGGGAGGTCTTTCGTCGTCTGCTGACCCAGATGTTGAAGCGGAAGATTTTCAACCGTGCGAATCGCACCGTGGCCAAATTGAGCCAGGCAACGGCACTGAAGGTCGGTATCAGAAAAGTACAATTGAAGTTTCTCGTCAAAGCCGTTCAATTGAGCGAAGAACTCACGTCGAATCGCGAAGCACCACCCCGACAATAGCGAATCAATTTTCCATGCTTCACGAATTGAATCTGAAAGTTCAACGGCCGGACGTCGCTCGACACCAGTCATCACACAGGAATTGTCGGCGAGGGGATCAATCAGAGAGTCACACCAAAGGCCGGTGGTGATGACATCGTTGTTCAAGAATACGAGCATCTGGCCTCGTGCGAAGCGGGCTGCGAAGTTCCAGGACGAAGTCACACCGCTGCGGACCGGGCGACTGAGAATTGTGCAGCGTTCAATTTGAGCAGATTGCAGGGGAGCTACATCAGGCGATCCGCTTCCATCGTCCACGATCAGAATCTCAGCGAGATGCGGATGATGCTCTGTGAGAGATCGGACGCAGTTCAAGGTCAGGTCGCTGCGACCGAACTGCGCAATAATGATCGTCGTTTTGTCCACGTGGTTCTCCAGTCTTTCAATAGTCGAAAGACTGGTTGCGCAATGGTCGTCTCATCAATGCAGCGAGTATCACATGGAAGCGTCTGACAGTGGAACTCGAATCAGGACTATGAAGCGGACGAATTCGCTTCCAGAATCACAGCACTCGCCTGTCCCAATGAGGTGAAGTTCACATTGGCGAACAGCTTGTTTTGAGTGGGTTGATGTTCTCCCGAAACGACCTGAATTCCCAGCGAATCATCTGGTTCAGAGCAGTTCAGCGTTTGCGGAATCACTCCCTGATTCAATGCCAGCAGCGAAGCAGCGACTTCCAGGAATCCGGAAGCTGCTCCAGAGTTTCCGAAGTACCCCTTTAACGATGTTACGGGCATCTCGTGATCACCGAACATCTCTCGATAGCTCGCTGCTTCCGTCTGATCATCACGGACAGTGCCGAGACCGTGAGCATTAACGTGCCCAAGATCTGACGGTTGAACCTGCCCACGACGCATCGCTGAGTTGAGTGAGTTTGTGACCGCTTGACGGGTATCTGCGGTTCCATCGGGACGAGCGACACAGGACGACGCTCCAGCTAGGAACCGGCCGTAGATGGTTGCCCCTCGTGCGAGAGCGTGTTCTTCCTCTTCGAGAATCAGACAGCCAGCGCTCTCGGCGACAACTTGTCCATTCCGGTTGCGATCGAATGGTTTACAGCTTGCCGAGATATTGGCTTCGTCGTAGCCAAGTTCATCCAGCAGGCGGGCGTGCAGGGTTTTCACAGGATGCAGGCGTGTGCCTGTACCGCCCACGATCATGACTTCAGCGGCACCACGCTCGAGAATGTTCAACGCTTCCGTCATCGCCACACCGGCGGAAGCTTCGTCGATCGTTACAGAATTGTTTGGTCCTTGTGAGTCAGTGAAAATCCCGATGTGGCAAGCTGGCATGTTGGGGAGATACTTCAGCATCCACAACGGTTCCATCGCCCCCAGTCCGGTCCCACCCCATTCGCGGTAGTCAAACTCTCCGTCTTCAGAAACGCATTTTTTGCAAGCGTCGGCGAGACTATCTGGAGGGTAGTACATCAGGTTGGCGCCGTATTCGACGCCGATGCGCGAATGGTCGATTGAGTCCATATCGATCCCGGAATCGCGGAGGGCCATCAATGCCGCAGCTGCGCCCATCTGGACCTCTCGACACATCACTTTGATGCTCTTTTTCTGGTCCTTTTCCGTGAAGTACTCTTTCTTCAGAGACTTCTCGTTGAATTCCGGAATTTCTCCTCCGACACCATGAAAAGCGACATGGCGGTCTTCGGACTCGACCATCCCGATGCCCGACTGGGAGGCATTGAGCGCCGTCCAGAAGTTTTCACGTCCGATTCCAATTGGCGACACGACGCCAATACCGGTGACGACGACTCGTCGCTGCTTGGTCTGTGAACTCATTGCTGGAATTGTCTTAGATCTGTCTGCCAGGGAATTGTCAATGAATCCACAAACGCCGGACCTGGCGAACCAGCGTCTATCAATGTTATCGGTAATTCTGAGACTCGAAGCGGAGAGCCTGTCGCTCTTGCCGGCGTTCTCTCTTGATCTGTTGGGATCACCGTTTCAGACGGTCAACTCAGGAAGGGATTTCTGTGATTGACCGCAATAATCATCGTACTCTGACGATGTGATTTCCTTCAAAAGATTGCCATATCGGGAGCATCCCGGAAAGTTCTCCGGCTCCTCCCAAACAATTGTGCGAAATCAGAATAACTCGAATCGTAACGAGATGGTAATCAGCGACAACCTGTTATTCCATGCTTCCGCTGTCTCGCAGCCTCGGATCGGTCGCTTCCTGCAGCCCTTCGCCGATCAGATTGTAAGCCAAAACGGTGAGAAAAATGGCGAAACCGGGGAAGAGAATGAGCCACCAGTCTTCCAGATTCTGTCGGCCTGAGTTCAGCAATTTTCCCCAACTTGGGGAATTCGCCGGGCCGAAACCGAGGAAACTGAGGGCAGACTCGATGAGAATCGCAGCTGCAATTCCGAAAGTGATCGGCACGAGAACGGGGGCGAGGGCATTCGGAAGCAGGTATTTGAACATGATTCGGATGTGCCCGACTCCCAGGACACGGGCTGCCGAGACGAAGTCCATCGTTTTCAGCTTCAAGAACTCCGCCCGAGTCAGGCGGGCGATCCCCGTCCAGCCGGTCGCTCCGATAACTGCCATCATGTGCCAGATGGTCCGCTCGTTGATGACCGCGACGAGCGCCAGAATCAGAACCAGCGTCGGAATACACATCACGACTTCGATGAGTCGGCTGATCAGAGAATCGGTCCATCCTCCAAAATAGCCAGCGAGTCCGCCGAGAGTGATCCCGATAACTGAGGCAATTCCCATCGACACGAAACCGACAAGTAGAGCTGTCCGCGTTCCGTGAACCATCTGCGAAAAGACATCCGTCGCTTTCGAATCCGTCCCGAACCAGTTAATCGAATTCGGAGCGGAGCTTTGAGGTGTGCGTGGATATCCGGGCCACTCATCCGGATCGAGGGGACGATTCGGGTCGCTGAAGTGCAGCGGCCAGATCGCCCAGCTGTCAGGATCGTTTTCCTTCAAGTTGTCGTGATAGTTCCCGAAGAAGTTTTCGCTGAGGAAAGTTGCTTCGAATCGAGGCGAGTAGTAGCCGAGCATCGGGAAGTAGATTTCCCCTTTGTACTTGCACACGATCGGTTTGCTTCCGGAAATCGCCGGTGCAAAGAGGGCCACAATCGAGAGAAACAGCACGAAGCCCAGACTGAGCATCGCAAGTTTGCGCTGACGAAACTGCCGCCAGGCTTCTTTCCAGAAGCTTGGAGATTTCGGGATCGATTTCAGTTCCGTGATCTGTGGTTCCGTCATGAAAATTCCGAAGCACTGCGGGACAGGCAAAGCATCAGTGACTAGAGCAAGTTGCTCTTTCCGGTGCACTCACTTGCGCGGTCTCACTTAGAAAAAGCTGAGCTTGCTCGTGCGAGTGAGTGCAAACCAAGTTTGAGAATGTTCTAGTTATTGTCGAGTCGTACTCTTGGGTCGACGACTGCGTAAAACACATCCGCCAACAACTGGGAAATGAGAGTCATCACCGAATAAACGAGCGTGATTCCCATTACAACGGGGTAATCCCGTTCACTGATCGATTGGAGAAGTTCCAGACCCATTCCCGGCCAGGAAAAAATCCCTTCAATAATCACTGATCCACTCACGAGGGTTGGCAGCGTCAGTCCGACCAGCGTGACGAACGGGATGAGCGTGTTTCGAAAGGCGTGTTCCCACATCACGCGTCGTGGAGACAAGCCTTTGGCTTTTGCCGTCCGAATGTAATCCTGCCGAAGCACTTCCTGCAGGTTGGCTCGGACGAATCGAGAATCGTAGGCGAGGCTTCCGTAAGTCAGACAGATGACTGGAAGGAATGCATGCCACAGATAGTCGAAGATTTGATTGGCCGACGACAACGAGTTGTGATTGTTGCTTTGAATTCCCTCGAGCGGAAACCATTCCCAGTAAACCGCTAACCAGAGTTGAAGGAAGAGCGCTGCGACGAAACTCGGCAGCGAATAAAGCATGTAAAGAATCGTGCTGAGAATTCGTTCGTTCGTCGATCCGGCATTGGCTCCCGCGTAAATTCCGAGTGGAATGGACAGGAGAAAGGCCAGAAACAGCGACGGAACCGACAACAGCAATGTTGGTCCG
The sequence above is drawn from the Thalassoglobus sp. JC818 genome and encodes:
- a CDS encoding glycosyltransferase, whose protein sequence is MRIAQVCNVGEICGGTAACAWSITLAFPDVDHTVIFLSPPNSRTVEAFQHCQFHSAKSITDGMIRHLNVDLVILHNSTPNRVAQIRSTPSIQYHHSMGSRTAADVHLACSKWLHQRTPQSTQVLWQPTPIPIQRTDNPSRNAATSLRIGRICTPDDRKWPQSLIPLYERLAESFKNVEWEFIGAPGTLRESLQHACRGNARFITADVSARSRYWSWHALLYHHPTISESFGRTVAESMRCGTVPIVDRKGGFCEQIESGKNGFLCTNPDDFVAAIHQIQDRNHLSQLSQRAQDSSHEKCSLSIFRSRFLRILNQLSLGDSFDA
- a CDS encoding phospholipase, which encodes MSELSKRRIGELNCHIFPGDRTELLVVLCHGFGAPGDDLAQLGHYLKGMLGEDGERVTFAFPHAPISLGEGGFGDSRAWWHLDMERLNRAISSGDFRDLRQESPAELPQARSLLTQTVTELCTELNVPISQTVVGGFSQGSMLATDYALHSEAKPAGLIVWSGTILNEDVWRPLAPSLANLPIFQSHGTTDPILPFEAAKWLYNLFEESGADADFLEFNGPHTIPPEAIQNAAVLIKDVLDKLSARSS
- a CDS encoding molybdopterin biosynthesis protein: MNSSPDSTDSDNAPQYLKDSRQKQFLSVFSRDEAKERFTSYLNLKPLGSESVSLGESRGRILASDIISPIDVPGFDRSNVDGFALQSIDTASAQEEDPASLVINGESLLPGKSPTIVVRPQTATPISTGGIVPRGADAVVMIEDTDVVDSESPPRIAVTRSVPPGNMISFAGSDIAKGETVLWAGTPITSREIGVMASLGLEQVAVRRRPQVAIISTGDEVVEPGQPLLLGSVYDSNAAILSAAVQECGGEPILLGRVRDDQELLREIVKQGLQYDLVLLSGGTSKGAGDLSYQVVRELQNPGIVAHGVALKPGKPICLAVTNGKPVVILPGFPTSAIFTFHEFVAPVIRQFAGIPETAARKVRAQLPARVHSDKGRTEYVLVRLFGDAERRLAFPMGKGSGSVTTFSMADGFVVIPQHVEIVDAGEFVEVSLIDEEIQANELVIIGSHCAGLDRVVSSLRQTGCAVSVMHVGSEAGLMAVERGECDLAGIHLYDPQTGQYNTPYLNENLELIEGYRRMQSFVFRKDDDRFSGANKDNFLRKVSKQSDLSMVNRNSGSGTRILIDRLMSEAGIHRPPGYSMQVKSHNAVSAAVLQGRADWGVAIQSVAESYGLETIPIRNEHFDFVVRRENRQTIPIQRFVAELQKPELRASLQQMGYEFVTDSECKNE
- a CDS encoding 3-deoxy-D-manno-octulosonic acid transferase, whose protein sequence is MKGILFNVVYIAGILCALPWLLYRRFRYGKYREGWRQKLWGELPVRTSDAHPLIWIHAVSVGEVIQLKQIVDGLRSLNPTLEFLVTTTTETGFQVANEKLTGCRVSYFPLDFTWTARKALKRVRPSLIVLVELELWPNFLAEASRSKIPVAVINGRMSDQSFSGYRKIRSLIKQSLQDLSLVAVQSEETRTRFVELGSRSDLVHVTGSIKFDGVEIDPSNPNALQLRDFFQLKESELVWVAGSTQASEEEMVLDIYLRLLDKLPKSRLIIVPRHPERGPEIAEMIERRGFHVIRRSSPRQQTSDNHRTAIGLLDTVGELKACWALADVAFVGGSFGNRGGQNMIEPAAHGIPVCFGPNTRNFRQVVELLLKANAAQRVATSSELEEFIVQSLTNSNDAHAMGERAKELISEQQGATETTCQLLLNLLDCSQADSIEQSNAA
- a CDS encoding glycosyltransferase, giving the protein MDKTTIIIAQFGRSDLTLNCVRSLTEHHPHLAEILIVDDGSGSPDVAPLQSAQIERCTILSRPVRSGVTSSWNFAARFARGQMLVFLNNDVITTGLWCDSLIDPLADNSCVMTGVERRPAVELSDSIREAWKIDSLLSGWCFAIRREFFAQLNGFDEKLQLYFSDTDLQCRCLAQFGHGAIRTVENLPLQHLGQQTTKDLPTRSQQWNDDRNHFERKWNCSPSKSSS